A segment of the Deinococcus aestuarii genome:
GCGTCCGGGCGCCTATCCGCGCCGAGGAATTGATGGAGGTGGCGTCGTGACGCGGGAGACGGCCCCGGTGGTGGAGGCGGTGCCCGTGCCCACCCTGTCGGCGCGGGGAAGTGCCGTGCGTTCCGGGCTGCGGAACCTCGCGCCGCCCGTGCTGAGCATCCTCGCCTTCTTCGGGCTGTGGGAACTGGTCTGCCGGGTCTTCGCCATCAAGCCCTTCATCCTGCCCGCTCCCAGCGCGGCGCTCGGGGCGCTCGCCCAGTTCGCCCCCGCCGTGGCCGGGCACGCCTGGCAGACGCTGGTGACGACCCTGATCGGCTTCGCGCTCACCGTTGTCCTCGGGGTGGCGCTGGGGGCGCTCGTGGGCCTGAACCGCACGGCGTACCAGGCGCTCTATCCCCTCCTGATCGGTTTCAACGCGGTGCCCAAGGCGGCGCTCGTGCCCGTGCTCGTGATCTGGTTCGGGGTGGGCGCGGTCCCGGCGGTGCTGACGGCCTTCCTGATCTCGTTCTTCCCGGTGGTCGTGAACGTCGCCACCGGCCTCGCCACGGTGGAGCCCGAGCCGCGCGACGTGCTGCGGGCGCTGGGCGCGACCCCGTGGGAGGTCTTCACCAAGGTCAGCCTGCCCCGGTCGCTGCCGTACTTCTTCGCCAGCCTCAAGGTCGCCGTCACGCTCGCCTTTGTCGGCAGCATCATCAGCGAACTTGCCGCCAGCAACAAGGGCATCGGTGTGATGATGAATCAGGCGGCGAGCTCCTTCCAGGTACCGCTCGTCTTCGGTGGGGTGCTCCTCGTGAGCGCGATGGGTGTGCTGCTGTATGCCGTCTTTGCCCTGATCGAGTCGAGGCTGACGGGGTGGGCGTACCGCTCGCAACATTGAGGGGAGGCGGGGAAGGGGCTCGGGCGGTGGTCCGGGCCTTTTTCTTGGTGTGAGCGGTGGCGGATGAGGTTCTTCCCCTTGAGGGGGGAGGCTAGAAGGGCGTGAGTGGGCGTGGGTCCTGAGGCCGGTGAGAATGTCCAGGCCATCTTTTTTCTGCCGCGCTGGTGGGTCGGTCGCGGTTCACCCCCACCCGGCCTCTCGCGGTGCGAGCTGTACCAGTCCCCCCTCAAGGGGGAGGAGAAAAACCGTCTTCAACGCCTTACCCGCAGTGGCGCCGCCCCGAACAGTTGCCCTCGCAAGCTCTCGCGGGCCGCATTGAGCGCCGCGTCCAACTCCGGCCCCTGTCCTGCCGAGGCCCGCAGCCACACGGCTCCCCCTGCTGACCGTCCTGTGGCGAGGAGGCCGGGCACGGCGGGCCAGTCGCGCACCCCTCCATTGCCGACCCATACGCCTGACGCCGCGTAGTCGTGCGCTCCCCACACCCCGGGGGTTCGGGTGTGCTCGCCGGGGCGCAGACGCAGGGCGTCCAAGTAGACCCGTCTCCCTTCGCGCCACACCTCGACCCGGCTGGTGTACTCGCCGAAGCGCAGCCGCTCGCCCATGCCCACCCGCCCGCTCGCCAGCGTCTCGGTGAGGCCCAGCTCGGCGCCCTCCTCCAGCTCGGCGCGGACATGCTGACGGAAGACGCTCCCGGCGAAGGGGAGGGTCCGCTCCGGGTAGAACTCCAGCCGCGCACCCGCCGCGACGGTGAGGTGAATGTCCTGCGTGGCGGCCTCCCCCTCCGGTGAGGGCTGAACTCGCGTGGCTGACTGGGTGAGGATCAGCACGCGGGCGGCGCCGTCCACCGTCACCCGCACCTCACTGTGGTCGCCGCCCAGCACGCCCCCGGTGGGGTTCACCATGAACACCATCAGCGTGCCGCATGGAAGCTCGAAGGGGCGCACGATCATCAGCGGCGCCTTTTGCAGGTCGCGGAGCAGGACTGTCCGCCCGTCCCGCGTCCCGAAGTGGAGGTGGAGGAGGCCGGTGCGGGTGCGCCGCAGCAGGCTCAAGGCTGAGGCACCTGAAGTCCGATTCTGGGCAGCGCAACCTCACGGAACAGCAGGTCGTGTTCGATCCAGGCGATCACGTCGGCGACGCCGAGACCGCGTTTGAGGTCGGTAAAGACGTAGGGCCGCACCTCCCCGCCGACCGTCCGCTGTGCGCGGGCGTCGGCGTCCATCACCTCCAGCCGGGCGCCGACGAAGGGGGCGAGGTCGATCTTGTTGATCACCAGCAGGTCCGACTGCCGCACGCCGGGACCGCCCTTGCGGGGCACCTTCTCGCCGCCGGACACGTCGAGGACGAACATCCAGGCGTCCACCAGTTCCGGCGAGAAGGAGGACGCGAGGTTGTCGCCGCCCGACTCGATGAACAGCAGCTCGATTTCGGGGAAATCGGCCTGGAGGGCCTGGGCCGCCTCTTGATTGAGGGAGCTGTCCTCGCGGATGGCGGTGTGTGGGCAGCCCCCCGTCTGCACGCCTCGAATGCGTTCGGGGGGCAGGGCGGCGGCCTGGGTGAGGATGCGCTGGTCCTCAAAGGTGTAAATGTCATTGGTGATCACGGCGAGGGCGTAGCGGTCCCGAAGCTCGCGGCACAGCGCCTCCAGCAGCGCCGTCTTGCCGGAACCGACCGGGCCGCCGACGCCGATCTTGAGGGGGGTGGGGATCATGCTCGGTCTCCTTTCACGTCTGGAAGAGGCGACTGTCCAGCCCCGCCTGCTCGCTGGCCGCAATGTCGAGGAGCGGGCAGAAGCTGCACAGGTCGGCGGGTGTGGCGTGCAGCGCGTCCCGAACACAACGGGCCGCCACGTCTTCCGCCAGCCGCGCGGCCCGCTGGGCGTCCAATCCGCCGAGCCTGAGGAGCCGGGTGGCGGAGGTGGCCCGCCCGAGAAGCCACGCGCTGACGTAGGCGCTCACGGTGTCCTCTCGCTCGGCCCCGAGTGCCGCCGCGACGGCCCCGAACGTCGTCGCGTGGTGCCGGGTCGGCGGGAGGAGGGCGAGTTCGTCCGGCCAGAGGTGCCCGGCGGCCCGGCGCAGGTTCGCCCCCACCCGCAGGCTCGCCTCACGGGGACCGCGCACCAGCTTCAGGTCGTCCAGCAGCGCGTCTAGGTCGGCGAGGTCTTCCGCCTCCACTCCCCACACGAGCGCGCAGGCGGGCGGGTCCTGACAGCCCCAGCCGTGCGCGAGTTGCCCGCAGAGGAAGGCGTGGAGATCAGCCGCCGTACGGACCTCCCCCCGCTGGGTCAACGTTTCCAGACCGTCACTGAAGGCATAGGCCCCGGTCGGAAAGGCCGAGTCGGCGAGTTGCAGCAGGCGGATAAGCACTTGCGTCACGGCCCATGCTCCCACGAGGGCCGACCGTGGAAGGGCCGCGCCTCCCGCACGAAGGGCACGCCCAGCCGCGTCAGCAGCAGTTCGATGGGTGGGTCCCACAGCACCAGAAACGCGCCCCCGTCCTCCACGAGGTCGCGGTGCAGGTTGCCGACCGCGTGCGCCACCCGCGCTGCCTCCCCTAACGAGCGCGGCGAGACAGCGGCCACGTCCTCGGGCGTGGCGGTGATGACGTAGGCCACGCCGTCCACCGTGTCCAGCACGCTGCCAGGGAGGAGGACCGTCCCCGTCGGGAAGGCCAGCCGCAACTCCACCCCGTCGGGGGCGGTCAGGCGGCGGCGCACCCGTCGGCGGTCGGCGGCGGTCATGGGGATGTGGATGACTCGGGTAGCCTCCGTCCCGGCAGGCGCGTCCCCGCCCAGCAGCGGGCGGCGCAACCCCGTCAGCCGGGTCAGAAGCGCTCCCCGCGCACGAAGGCGGACCAGGCGTCCAGGCCCGTCCCCCGCTTGCTGCTCAGCTCAATCACCGGTACCCCCGGCCTGGCCCGGTCGATGTTCTCGCGGCACAGGGCGCGGTCGAACTCCACCGCGTCCGCGAGGTCCATCTTGGTGATCACCACCACGTCCGCCGTGTTGAACATCGTGGGGTACTTCAGCGGCTTGTCCTCGCCCTCGGTGGTCGAGATCAGGACCGCCCGCGCCGCCTCCCCGAGGTCGTAGCTGCTGGGGCAGACGAGGTTGCCGACGTTCTCCAGCAACAGCACGTCGAGCGCGGACAGGTCGAAGCGCGGCAGCACACCTTGCACCATCGCCGCGTCGAGGTGGCAGACCGTTCCCGTCACGATCTGCTCGGCCTGCGCGCCCCACTGCCTCAGCCGCGCCGCGTCGTTCTCGGTGGCGAGGTCACCGACGGCGACGGCGAGGCGCAACTCACTTCCCAGGTCGCGCAAGGTCCGTTCGAGCAACGCCGTCTTCCCCGCGCCGGGGCTCGACACGAGGTTGATGGCCCGCACCCCCGCCGCCCGGAATGCGGCCCGGTTCTCGGCGGCGGTGTGGTCGTTCGCCTTGAGGATGTTCTGCCGGACAGTGACGATACGGGGGGGCATGGCGGTGATCTGTCCTCCTTCAGGTGAGTTCGAGTTCGTCCAGCTCCAGTTCGTCCCCCTGAAGCAGGGTCGGCGTGGGCGCGTCGCACAGGGGGCAGCGCAGGCCGCGCGTCACGTCGAGTTCGACCGGGCCGTGGTTCGGGCACTCCCCCACCCCGGGCACGCGCACGATGCTCAAGTGGGCCCCCTCCAGCGGCGTCCCCTCGGCGCAGGCGGGAAAGGCGGCTTCCAGGGCTTCCGGCACGACGCTCGACCACTGGCCGACCCGCACGGTGACGGCCCGCGCCCGCGCCGCGCCGTGTTCGCGCAGCACCTCGCGGGCCACGTCGATGAGGGAAAGGGCGATGGAGGCCTCGTGCATGGCCGGGCCTCAGAACAGGAAATACTTCTGCCCCAGCGGCAGTGCGTCCACCGGCTCGCAGGTCATGAGTTCGCCGTCGACCCGCACCTCGTAGGTCTCGGGATTGACGTCGATATCAGGAGTCTCGGCGTTGAGCACCATGTCTTTCTTACCGATGGAACGAGTTTCTTTCACGGCGCTGTATGTTCGGCTCACCTCCGGCAGGTTCCCGGCCTCCAGGCTCGCCGCCGAGACGAAATGCAGGCAGGTGGAGGCGAGGGCCCCGCCGTGCGCCGCGAACATGGGGCGCGGGTAGACGGGCTGAGGGGTGGGAATACTGGCGTTCGCGTCCCCCATCTGCGCGGCGACGACCAGCCCGCCCTTGAGGATCATCGCCGGTTTCGCCCCGAAGAAGGCGGGCCGCCACAGCACGAGGTCCGCGAGTTTGCCGACCTCCACGCTCCCGACCTCGTGCGCGACGCCGTGCGCAATCGCCGGGTTGACCGTGTACTTGGCGACGAAACGCCGGGCGCGCAGGTTGTCGGCCCGCCCGTCCTCGCCCAGTCCGGGGATGGTCAGCGGCCCGCGCTGCACCTTCAGCTTGTGCGCGGTCTGCCAGGTGCGGGTGATGACTTCCCCCACCCGGCCCATCGCCTGCGAGTCGCTGCTCATCATCGAGAAGACGCCCAGGTCGTGCAGCACGTCCTCGGCGGCGATGGTCTCGGGGCGGATGCGGCTCTCGGCAAAAGAGACGTCCTCGGGGATGCGCGGCGAGAGGTGGTGGCAGACCATCAGCATGTCGAGGTGTTCGTGCAGCGTGTTCACCGTGAAGGGCATGGTGGGATTGGTCGAACTCGGCAGCACGTTCGGCAGCCCGGCGACCTTGATGATGTCCGGGGCGTGCCCGCCCCCCGCCCCCTCGGTGTGGAAGGTGTGGATGGTGCGCCCCGCGAAGGCCCGGATGGAGTCCTCCACGAAGCCCGACTCGTTGAGGGTGTCGGTGTGGATGGCGACCTGGATGTCGAACTCGTCGGCCACGCCGAGCGCCGCGTCGATGGCGGCAGGCGTGGTGCCCCAGTCCTCGTGGAGCTTGAGGCCCAGCGCCCCCGCGCGAATCTGCTCGGCCAGCGGCGGCTGCGTGCTCGCGTTCCCCTTGCCCAGGAGGCCGAAGTTGAGCGGCAGGCCGTCCAGCGCCCCCAGCATCCGGTGGATGTGCCACGCGCCCGGCGTGCAGGTGGTCGCGCTCGTGCCCGCGGTCGGCCCGGTGCCGCCGCCGATCATGGTCGTGACGCCTGATTCGAGGGCCGTCCAACATTGCTGAGGCGCGATGAAGTGGATGTGGGTGTCCACCCCGCCCGCCGTCAGGATGTGTCCCTCGCCCGCGACAATCTCCGTGCTCGCGCCGATGGTCAGCCCGGGGCTCACGCCGTCCTGGGTACCCGGGTTGCCCGCCTTGCCGATGGCGCTGATCCGTCCGTCCTTCACCCCCACGTCCGCCTTCACCACCCCCCAGTGGTCGAGGATCACCGCGTTCGTGATCACGAGGTCGGGCACGTCCGGGTCCTCCCGCGTGGCCGTGCTGCTCTGCCCCAGCCCGTCGCGGATGACCTTGCCGCCGCCGAACTTGACCTCCTCGCCGTAGGTGGTGTGATCCTTCTCGATCTCGATGAGGAGGGCCGTGTCCCCCAGCCGTACCCGGTCCCCGGTGGTGGGGCCGTAGAGGTCGGCGTACTGGCGGCGGGTGACCCTCACGGGCTGCCCCCGAAGCCCGCTTCCCTGGCCCGCTCCAGCGCCGCCTCCCGCATTCCCGGCGCGTCCAGTGCCCCACTCACGAGGGCGTTCATGCCGTACACCGTGCGCGTTCCCCCCAGCGGCACGAGTCCCACCTCGCGCTCCTCGCCGGGCTCGAAGCGGACGGCGGTTCCGGCGGGGATATTCAGGCGCTGACCGTAGGCGGCGGCGCGGTCGAAAGCCAGGCCCGCGTTGACCTCGAAGAAATGGAAGTGACTGCCCACCTGGATGGGTCGGTCTGCCGTGTTCGTCACGGTGAGCGGTGTGACGGGCCGCCCGGCGTTGAGCTCGACCTCGCCTTCTTCCAGCAGGTACTCCCCGGCAATCACGGCGCTGGCGCCGCCGCGGATCGGGTCGTGGATGGTCACCAGCTTGGTGCCGTCGGGAAAGGTGCCCTCCACCTGGATGTCGTGGATGAGTTCGGGCACGCCGTCCAGCACGTCGTCGGGCGTGAGGAGCGTGGCGCCCCAGCCCATCAGGTCCTCCACGCTCCTCCCGTCGCGGACGCCCTCCAGCACTTCGGCGGTGATGAGGGCGACGGCCTCCGGGTGGTTGAGCCTGAGTCCGCGGGCCCGGCGTTTTCTCGCCACCTCGGCGGCGGTGAAGATCAGCAGCTTGTCGCGTTCCCGTTCGGTGAGTTGCATCCCGCTCGCCTCCCTGGGCCTGTCTCCGGCGACAGCGCCTCAAGCTCCAGGGTACGCGACCATAGGCAGGGGCGCTGGGTTTTTCTAAACAACTTGCATCGACGTTTGGAAAAGTCCCCTTATGCTCCTGGCGTTCGTGCAGTTTGTTCCAAATAGTTTGAACAAATTGCACAACAAGGCGCGTCCGGTCAAGACAGTTCCTTCCCCCGTGTCGAACGTCTGCCGGGAGACCGCGTTGCGGCGGCCAGCGTGCCGCCGAAGGGAGACCCCATGACGACGCTCCGCAAGTTCAGTCTCGCAAGCCTCAGCCTCGCCCTGATCCTGGGCAACACGGCGGGCGCACAGGGCACCGTGAAGGTCGGCATCCTGCACTCGCTGACGGGCACGATGGCGATCAGCGAGATCACCGTGGCGAACGCCGCCCAGCTCGCGGTGGACGAGATCAACGCGAAAGGGGGCGTGCTGGGCCGCAAGATCGTGGTCGTCAAGGAGGACGGCGCGTCCGACTGGCCGACCTTCACGACCAAGGCGGAAAAGCTCCTCACCCAGGACAGGGTGGCGGCCGTGTTCGGTGGATGGACGAGCGCCAGCCGCAAGGCGATGCTGCCCGTCTTCGAGAAGAACAAGGGGCTGCTGTTCTACCCGGTGCAGTTCGAGGGCAACGAGTGCAGCCCGAACATCATCTACACGGGCGCCCAGCCCAACCAGCAGGCGCTCCCCGCGCTGGAATGGGCGCTGAGCCAGGGCTACCAGAACATCTTCTTGCTGGGCAGCGACTACGTGTACCCGCGCACCGCGAACCTGATCCTGAAAAAGCACATCACCGACCGGGGCGCCAAGGTCGCGGGCGAGGAGTACGTCGCGCTGGGCGGCACCGAGTTCAGCTCGGTCATCAACAAGATCAAGGCGGCCAGGCCCCAGGTCATCATCAACACGCTCAACGGCGACTCCAACGTCTCGTTTTTCAAGCAGTACCAGGCTGCCGGGTACAGCGCGGCGACCCTTCCCGTCATCTCCTTTTCCATCGCCGAGCAGGAGGCGCAGGCCATCGGTCCGGCGCTGCTGACCGGGCAGTACGCGACCTGGAACTACTTCCAGAGCCTGCCGAACGCCGCCAACAAGCGGTTCGTGGCCGCCTATCAGAAGAAGTACGGCAAGAACGCCGCCATCACCGACCCGATGGCGCACGCCTACATGGACGTGTACCTCTGGAAGGCCGCCGTCGAGAAGGCCAAGTCCTTCGACCCCGCCGCCGTCCGCAAGGCCATCGTGGGCATCAGCATGGACAGCCCGCTGGGCAAGATCACCGTCGCCCCCAACGGCAGCCTCACCCAGACGGTCTACACCGGCCAGTCCGGCGCGGGCGGCCAGTTCAAGGTGATCGGCCAGAGCAAGGGCGTCGTGGCCCCGCAGCCCTACGACAAGCTGGCGTTCCCGGGGAAGACCTGCCCGTAAGGTGGAAGTGGTGCGCAGTGCGCAGGACGAGGTGAGGTCAACCCGCGCACCGCCTACCGCCTCCCAAGGAGGCACACATGGACCCCGTTTTCCTCTTCGGCCAACTGTTCACGGGCCTCTCGGTGGCATCCATTCTGCTGCTCGCCGCGCTGGGGCTGGCGCTGAGTTTCGGGCTGATGCGCGTGATCAACATGGCGCACGGCGAGTTCCTGATGGTGGGAGGTTACCTGACGTACCTCGCGTCGCAGTGGCTGGGGCCGGACTTCCTGTGGCTGGCGTTCCCGCTGGCCTTCCTGGGGTCGGCGTTGCTGGGCGCCCTCCTGGAAGTGACCGTCATCCGGCGGCTGTACGGCAGGCCGCTCGACACGCTGCTCGCTACCTTCGGGGTCAGTCTGATCCTCCAGCAGGCGGCGCGGCAGCTCTTCGGGAGTACGGGCGTCCCGGTGACGGCGCCGGGGTGGCTGGCTGGAGCCTTCGTCGTTCACGGCGGGGCGCTGGACGGGCTGACCTTCCCGCACGTGCGGCTGTTCGTGATCGGCCTGTCGCTGCTCGTGCTGGGCGGGATGTGGTGGCTGCTGAACCGCTCACGCTTCGGGATGCACGTGCGGGCCGTGAACCAGAACCGCGAGGTCGCCTCGGCCCTCGGGGTGAACACGCGGCGGCTGGACCTGCTGGTGTTCGCGCTCGGGAGCGGGGTGGCGGGAGTGGCGGGCGTGGGCCTCGCGCTGCTCGCCCCGGTAAACCCCACGGTGGGGGCGGCGTACATCGTCAACGCCTTTCTGGTCGTCGTGGTGGGCGGCGTGGGAAGCGTGCTGGGTGGGGCGGTCGCGGCGGTGGGGCTGGGCTTCGTGACCGCGCTCACCGAGGGCTTCACCAGCGTGAGTCTCGCGCAGGCGATCTTGCTCGTGCTCGTCGTCGCCTTCTTGCAGTGGAAGCCGCGCGGCCTCTTCCCGACCCGCTCGCGCGCCCTGGAGGAGACGTGAGCCGGGGCGGGGCGGCGGCGCTGGCCCTCGTCGCCGTGGGGCTCGTCCTGGCGCCCTTCTTCCTGGGCGCGTACCCGCTCGCGCTGCTGGGCCGGGTCCTCGCGCTGAGCATCGCGTCCATCGGCGTGTGCGTGATCTGGGGGCGCACGGGCATCCTCAGCCTGGGGCAGGGCCTCTTCTTCGGCCTGGGCGGGTACGCGCTCGCCATGCACCTCAAGCTGGCCGCCACGCCGCGGGGGGAGCTGCCCGACTTCATGGTGTACAACGGGGTCGAGGCGCTGCCGTGGTTCTGGAAGCCCTTTGCCAGCGCGCCCTTCGCCCTGGGCATGGTGCTGGTCCTCCCCGCGCTCGCCGCCGGGCTGGTCGGGTGGCTGATGTTCCGGCGGCGCATCACGGGCGTGTACGTGAGCATCATCACCCAGGCGCTCGTGCTCGCCTTCGTGACGTGGCTGGGCGGCTCGCAGGGCCTGACGAGCGGCACGAACGGCATCACCGACTTCCAGACGTTCCTGGGGATCAACCTGCGCGGCGAGGCCTTCCCGCGCGGCCTGTACTGGGCGACGCTGCTCGTCCTCGGGCTGGCGCTGGCGGGGACGGCCTGGGTCCTGCGCACCCCCTTCGGCTCGCTGCTCACCGCCGTCCGCGACAACGAGAACCGGACGCGCTTCCTCGGGTACAACCCCGCCGCCTTCAAGATCGCGGCCTTCGTGCTGGGCGGGGTGCTGGCGGGCGTCAGCGGGGCGCTCTACACCCTGCACCTGGGGACGATCTCGCCCGCGATGATCGGGGTGGCCTTCGGCATCGAACTCGTCGTGTGGGTGGCGCTGGGGGGCCGCGCGAGCCTCTGGGGCGCGGTGGGCGGGCTGGTCCTCGGGCAACTGGCGAAAGACCGCATCTCCAGCGCGGCGCCGGACGCGTGGCTCTACCTCATGGGCGCGCTCTTCGTCCTCGTCGTGCTGGTGATGCCGCAGGGGGTGGCGGGGCTGCTGACCCGGCGCCGGGCCGCGCCGGTCCGGTCGTCCGCTGGGATCAAGGAGGTGGGCAATGTCGCTTCCGGGGACTGAGCCGCTGCTCGACGTGCGGAACGTGACCGTCTCCTTCGACGGTTTCAAGGCCCTCCAAAACCTCAGCCTCGCGGTGCCGCGGGGCAGCCTGCGGGTGCTGATCGGGCCGAACGGGGCGGGGAAAAGCACCCTGCTCGACACCATCATCGGCAAGGTGCGGCCCGCGGGCGGGGAGGTGCGCTACCGGGGGCAGGTGATCTCCCGGCTGCCCGAGCACCGCATCGCCGCGCTGGGCATCTGCCGCAAGTTCCAGGCGCCCGGCGTGCTGGAGGGCCTGACCGTGCGGGAGAACCTGCTCGTCGCCGCCCGGCGCCGCAAGGGGGTGCTCGCCACGCTGTCGGCGCGGCCCACGTCTGCCGAACAGGAACGCGCGGACGAACTGCTGCGTCTGACCGGACTCTCCGAGCGGGCGGGGGTGAACGCGGCGGCGCTCGCGCACGGGGAGAAGCAGTGGCTGGAGATCGGCATGGTCGTCGCCGCCGACCCGGAACTGCTGCTGCTGGACGAGCCGACCGCCGGGATGACGGCGCAGGAGACCGCGCAGACCGCAGGGCTGATCCACACGCTGGCGGGGCGGCACACCGTCCTCGTGATCGACCACGACATGGCGTTCGTGGAGCTGCTGGGGGCGCCGGTCACCGTGCTGCACCAGGGGCAGGTCTTCCGGGAGGGGGAGTTGAAGACGCTGCGCGCCGATCCCGAGGTGATGGAGATCTACCTGGGCCGCCCCCGCGACGAACACACCGCCGCAAAGGAACCCCATGCTCAAGCTTGAGAACGTCAGCGCCGCCTACGGGCAGAGCCCGGTGCTGTTCGGGGTGGATCTGGAGGTGGCGGACGGCGAGGCCGTCACCCTGATCGGGCGCAACGGGGTGGGCAAGACGACGCTGTTGCGGACGATCACGGGCCTGCATCCCGTGACCGGGGGCGGGGTGCGACTGAACGGCGAGCAGGTGGAGCGGCAACCCGCCTTCACCCGCGCCCGCGCCGGGCTGGCCTACGTGCCGCAGGGACGCGGCCTCTTCCCCCACCTGACGGTCCACGAGAACCTGCTGATGGGCCTGCCCGCCCTCTCGGGGCGCGAACTGGCGGGGCGGGAGATTCCTGAACTGGTGTACGACCTCTTCCCGATCTGCCGGGACATGGCCGGGCGCCCGGCAGGGAACCTCAGCGGCGGGCAGCAGCAGCAGGTGGCGATTGGGCGCGCGCTCGTCACGCGGCCGAAGTACCTCCTCCTCGATGAGCCCACGGAAGGCATCCAGCCCAGCATCGTGGGGGAGATCGAGGCGGCGCTGACCCGCGTCCGCCGGGAACTGCGGGTGGCCGTGCTGCTCGTCGAGCAGTACCTCGATTTCGCCTGGGCCTTCGCGGACCGCTACTACGTGATGCAAAAGGGCCGGGTGGTCGAGGGAGGCCTGACCCAAGACACCCCAGCACACGCGGTGCAGCGGTATTTGGGGGTGTGACCGCGGTCGCCCAGAGTCTGACGAGCAACGCCTCATGTCAACCCCTCGGGCCCGTCGCAGCCTCCCTCGAACTCGGCGCGCTTCTCGGGTCGGGCCAGGCACCACCGGCAACCTCCTCACGCCGAGCGCCTCGCCCAACCTCGTGGAGGTCGCGCAGGGGCAGTTCGCCAAACTCCGCGTGAACGTCCGGAAGGGCGCGGCCACGACCGGCGAGGCCCAACTGAGCCTGGAGGTACAGAATGGGGCGGCCCCCTGCCCGCCGGGCTGGGCGTGAGCTTCGCCAGCAACCCGGTCACGCTCGGCCAGGGCACCGACGTGCAGCTCTTGACGGCCTCCACCCTCCCGCCCGGCGAATACCTGCTGCGGGTGGGGGGCGGAGACTGACGGTCGCCGCGTTCGAGCGGACCCCATCTGTATCCTTCTGATCGTCTTCATTTCCACCTTGGGGGTTGACGGCTCTGACGGTAACGCCCAGGTAACGGACGGGCCCCAGGATTCGGGGCACACGAGCCCATGGACGGCGACCCCGCCGGGTGCCTCGCGCGAGACATGAGGGAGCGGTCGGCATGCGCCGGGGGGCTCTCACGACCCGGCTGGGACCCGGTGCAGGCCGACCCAGGAGGCCAGATGAAGACCGGACACCTTCGCGTCACCCCCCCTCTACGGGGCCGAACCGTGGCCCGAGCCCGGCCCGGCTGGCGACCCCTGCTGTGGAGTGCAGGGCTCCTCGCCGGTGTGGTCGCGCTGGGTCGGCTGGGCTTGCAGGTCCAGCCCCGGCCCTTCCCCGCCTACCCGCCTGCCGTGGGTACGCCCGAGACGGTGCCCCTCCCCGCCGGGCTGCCCGTCCCCGTGGAACGCTTCTACCGCCAGACCTACGGCGGGCGCGTCCCGGTGATCACCTCCGCCGTCATCACCGGGCGCGCGACCCTGCGACCCGTCCCCGGCGGCCCCGCCTTCCCCGCCCGCTTCCGCTTCATCCACGAGGCCGGGCGCAACTACCGCCATTCCATCGAGGCGACGTGGTTCGGCCTGCCGGTCCTGCGCGTGAACGAGTCGTACCTGGAGGGGGTGAGCCGCCAGGAGATGCCCCCGCCGTTCCCGTCGAGCATCGGTGACCCCAAGGGGGCGCAGGGGGCGAACCTGGGGATGTGGTCGGAGACGATCTGGATGCCGGGCGTCTACCTCACCGATCCGCGCGTGAGGTGGGCGGCGGTGGACGACGAGACGGCCCTGCTGAGCGTGCCCTTCGGCGAGGCGCGCGAGACGTACGTGGTGAGGTTCGACCCCGCCACGGGACGGCCCCATCTCTTCGAGTCGATGCGGTACCACGATGGACAGAGCCGGGAAAAGACGCTGTGGATCAACCAGAACCTCTCGTGGGCAAGGCTCGGCGGGGTGACGCTGCCCAGGGAGGCCGCCGCGATCTGGCTCGACCAGGGGCGGCCCTGGGCGGTCTTCACCGCCGAGGAGGTCGTCTCCAACGTGGACGTGCGCGAAGCCCTGCGGCGCCGGGACCCGTGAGGGAGGAGGACCCCCATGACCACC
Coding sequences within it:
- the ureC gene encoding urease subunit alpha translates to MRVTRRQYADLYGPTTGDRVRLGDTALLIEIEKDHTTYGEEVKFGGGKVIRDGLGQSSTATREDPDVPDLVITNAVILDHWGVVKADVGVKDGRISAIGKAGNPGTQDGVSPGLTIGASTEIVAGEGHILTAGGVDTHIHFIAPQQCWTALESGVTTMIGGGTGPTAGTSATTCTPGAWHIHRMLGALDGLPLNFGLLGKGNASTQPPLAEQIRAGALGLKLHEDWGTTPAAIDAALGVADEFDIQVAIHTDTLNESGFVEDSIRAFAGRTIHTFHTEGAGGGHAPDIIKVAGLPNVLPSSTNPTMPFTVNTLHEHLDMLMVCHHLSPRIPEDVSFAESRIRPETIAAEDVLHDLGVFSMMSSDSQAMGRVGEVITRTWQTAHKLKVQRGPLTIPGLGEDGRADNLRARRFVAKYTVNPAIAHGVAHEVGSVEVGKLADLVLWRPAFFGAKPAMILKGGLVVAAQMGDANASIPTPQPVYPRPMFAAHGGALASTCLHFVSAASLEAGNLPEVSRTYSAVKETRSIGKKDMVLNAETPDIDVNPETYEVRVDGELMTCEPVDALPLGQKYFLF
- a CDS encoding urease subunit gamma, translating into MQLTERERDKLLIFTAAEVARKRRARGLRLNHPEAVALITAEVLEGVRDGRSVEDLMGWGATLLTPDDVLDGVPELIHDIQVEGTFPDGTKLVTIHDPIRGGASAVIAGEYLLEEGEVELNAGRPVTPLTVTNTADRPIQVGSHFHFFEVNAGLAFDRAAAYGQRLNIPAGTAVRFEPGEEREVGLVPLGGTRTVYGMNALVSGALDAPGMREAALERAREAGFGGSP
- the urtA gene encoding urea ABC transporter substrate-binding protein; translated protein: MTTLRKFSLASLSLALILGNTAGAQGTVKVGILHSLTGTMAISEITVANAAQLAVDEINAKGGVLGRKIVVVKEDGASDWPTFTTKAEKLLTQDRVAAVFGGWTSASRKAMLPVFEKNKGLLFYPVQFEGNECSPNIIYTGAQPNQQALPALEWALSQGYQNIFLLGSDYVYPRTANLILKKHITDRGAKVAGEEYVALGGTEFSSVINKIKAARPQVIINTLNGDSNVSFFKQYQAAGYSAATLPVISFSIAEQEAQAIGPALLTGQYATWNYFQSLPNAANKRFVAAYQKKYGKNAAITDPMAHAYMDVYLWKAAVEKAKSFDPAAVRKAIVGISMDSPLGKITVAPNGSLTQTVYTGQSGAGGQFKVIGQSKGVVAPQPYDKLAFPGKTCP
- the urtB gene encoding urea ABC transporter permease subunit UrtB, with product MDPVFLFGQLFTGLSVASILLLAALGLALSFGLMRVINMAHGEFLMVGGYLTYLASQWLGPDFLWLAFPLAFLGSALLGALLEVTVIRRLYGRPLDTLLATFGVSLILQQAARQLFGSTGVPVTAPGWLAGAFVVHGGALDGLTFPHVRLFVIGLSLLVLGGMWWLLNRSRFGMHVRAVNQNREVASALGVNTRRLDLLVFALGSGVAGVAGVGLALLAPVNPTVGAAYIVNAFLVVVVGGVGSVLGGAVAAVGLGFVTALTEGFTSVSLAQAILLVLVVAFLQWKPRGLFPTRSRALEET
- the urtC gene encoding urea ABC transporter permease subunit UrtC codes for the protein MSRGGAAALALVAVGLVLAPFFLGAYPLALLGRVLALSIASIGVCVIWGRTGILSLGQGLFFGLGGYALAMHLKLAATPRGELPDFMVYNGVEALPWFWKPFASAPFALGMVLVLPALAAGLVGWLMFRRRITGVYVSIITQALVLAFVTWLGGSQGLTSGTNGITDFQTFLGINLRGEAFPRGLYWATLLVLGLALAGTAWVLRTPFGSLLTAVRDNENRTRFLGYNPAAFKIAAFVLGGVLAGVSGALYTLHLGTISPAMIGVAFGIELVVWVALGGRASLWGAVGGLVLGQLAKDRISSAAPDAWLYLMGALFVLVVLVMPQGVAGLLTRRRAAPVRSSAGIKEVGNVASGD
- the urtD gene encoding urea ABC transporter ATP-binding protein UrtD, which encodes MSLPGTEPLLDVRNVTVSFDGFKALQNLSLAVPRGSLRVLIGPNGAGKSTLLDTIIGKVRPAGGEVRYRGQVISRLPEHRIAALGICRKFQAPGVLEGLTVRENLLVAARRRKGVLATLSARPTSAEQERADELLRLTGLSERAGVNAAALAHGEKQWLEIGMVVAADPELLLLDEPTAGMTAQETAQTAGLIHTLAGRHTVLVIDHDMAFVELLGAPVTVLHQGQVFREGELKTLRADPEVMEIYLGRPRDEHTAAKEPHAQA